The segment TCAATAAAAAGAGTTCTCCACATGTACTATGTAGAGTCAGGTTTGCTAGTCTGTGCTTTCacctctttctcttccttgctcttcttgtgtttgtgtttcttctttttgtgCTTGtgcttctctttcttctctttgtgtttgtgtttcttcTTGGACTTTTTATGCTTGCTAGTTTCTTCATTGTCTGTGGTGGTCTCTTCCACTCTGGTATCTCCCTCAGTCTCCTCCTCCTCTTTTTTCCTCCTCTTGCTCTCCAGGGCAGGAGAATCTGGGGTAGAGGCTCCTGAATGATGAGAGGTCAAGATATTGTCTGTTTCTTTATCACTGGAAACATCCACACCTAAATCTTCATAATCTGGTACAAATTCTGACTCGTCCAGCACAGATAGTTTTCTTGGATCAATTGCTGTTTTTGACTTAGCTTTTTCTTCAAGCTTGTGACGTAAATCTTTGGACGATTTGTGAATGTCACCTCCACCCGACAAATCTTTGCTGTGACGTCTTTCTTTAGATTCAGATTCCTTTGGCTTTTCTTTAAGAATATCAGTCTTATCTTTCTTGGAAGAGTCATCTCTAGTATTTTCTTTATAAGAGCGACTATCTCTTTTggattctttttcttctctttttctttctttctctttgctTTTTCTGGATTTAGCTTTTTCTTGAAGTTCTCTTTCTAAAGACCGTGATTTCACAACAGAGCGTTGGTCTTCTTCAAAATCACTACTGCTATGGCGATAGTGATGCCGAGTTTCTTCATATTTTGACGTTAAATGGCGTTTGCCATTACTGTTATCATTTTTGTTCTTGTCAGTTTTGACAGTAATCTGCAGCTCAGTTTTCTTGTCTCTACTGTCTTTTCTTTCAATGAAAACTCTTCTGGAAGCAGCTGTATCAGTGTTTCGTTTCTCAGGAGGTGGGGGTGACTCTGGAGATTTGCTTGTCATGGTTGTACTGGGAGCAATGACAGCATTCTTCATGGGCTTGTAGCTCAAAAACTTCTCAGCTTTATCAACAACAGATCTGAAATGATGGTCACAGTTAGGTTAATTATTAAAGAGTCAGTGAAATGAATTAATTCATCATCCTAAATAAGGAAATGGAATAAaaagtaatttctttttcttgtatgTGAAAATAACAAAAGAGATGAAAAGATtcattaaatgtgtaaaaaGGGAAAAGCAATGGCATGCGCTATGTATACTTTAAATTTGGATGTTATCCAGTAACTCCTATTATAATATTTAGCAACAAACTAACCTCGGCAGCATCATTTTTTCTTGAGGTTTCTCTTTGGGTTGTTCAAGAGCTTCAAAAAGATCAAAGTCCTCCCTTTCCCATTTGCTGAGTTCAGGAAGTTCTGGTACAAGTTCAGTTTTATTTTGACTAGTTAACTCAGTCTGACCACTAACTGCAGCAGAGCTCAAGACATCTGTGCTTTTCTCTTCAGATAGATTATCCCCAAGGTTACTTGCCTCCACTTCAGTGCTAACTTCAAATGTTGGCTCAGTGGTTTGAACATGATCAAGCTCACCAGAAGCAGACTGCATTGTATCATCTGTTTTCTCTCCCACTTCAGACAGCTTTGCTTTCTTTAATGGGCTAACTCGTTCCTCACCATCTTCAGAGACATTGTTTTCAGATTTATAATCCACTGGACGTTtggctttctttttcttcagtcCCTGTTTACTGTCAGCATCTGATGAGCCAAATGTCagcttctttttctttgtctttttccctttcttttcTACTCCATCTTCAAGTAAACCTTCCTTAGATTTCTTCTTAGTACCAAGGCCATCTGTTTTCTTCTTGCCAACagattttctttctttagtGACTATTTTGTCTTTCTCAACATCAGGAACAGATTGTTGAACTTTGAGTGGAGAGTCAGTGGGCACAGATTTAGCTTCCACTTCAGATTCAAGATTAAGTTTCACTATGTCTTGAGAGTGTTTGGGATCTACAGGTGGTGATGATGTCATCTCTTGGTCACTTACTGGACTAGTCTTTAGAGAGATTACTTTTAAAACGCTTTCCCTCTTGGTCTCACTATCTGAACGTTTCTTggatttcttttcttcttttttcttctcatgTCGCTTCTTATCTTTGCTTTTCGATTCATCTTTAGACTTTGGACTACTTCTCCTGTCTGTAGCATATTTATCTCTGCTTCGAccaccatctttactttccttACGGCTATCTCTATATTTAGGTTTCTCTTCTTCTTTACTTGTATATTTACGCTCTTCTTCTCTGTTCATATATTTACGCTCTTCTTCCTTGCCTGTATATTTACGCTCACTGACATCTTTGCGATGCTGATCAAATTCTCTCATTCTATCACCACCTCGCCCTCTATCAGGCCGCCTATCCCATTGTCTCGTGTTATCCCTGTAGCTCTGCTCTTTTCTGTATCTTGGtggtgtaatagatctaggtctttcTGATGGTGACATGACCACAGACTCCCAAGGCATTCTCTGATTAGCTATATAAGGATTAGCTTGAGGAAAACTGGACACAGCCCCCTCTGTGGTTGGAAGCTGGAATGTTTGGCTCTGAGCCCATGCTTGAGCTTGGGGGCCAAACTGAGCATAAAAATTGCGTACAAATTCTTGATAGCCAACTGGGTTATGCTTGAAGTATTCCTCTGGTGGTGGCAGTCCCATCTGTGGATTGTAAGGTACTGGGGGCAGATTATTTGGTAGAACAGGAACAGGTACAGGAGCTGGCTGGCGTGGGGGACTGTGGTAGTTCCGATATTTTTCATAACCATATCTACCCCTACCCCTGCCACGATAATAGCCACCGCCACCTCCACGGTGAGGTGATGGAGACCTTCGTCTGAAAGGAATGGGAGACATTGGCTTTTTATAGGGACTTTTAGCACGTGGTGGAGAGAGTGCTGGTGAAAAGGACGACCTCTTTGTAAAAGGTGACCttgtcctagatctagaaattttcCTTTTTGAAAGAGGAGTTCTGGACCTTGAACGAAATGGTGACCTTCGATGAGGACTGAATGATTTGGATTTTCTTCTAGGTGAATATGAAGATTTGCGAAGAGGTGATCTAATTGGTGAACGGCGAGGTGAACGCCTTGGTGACCTAGAATATGTCCTGGGTGACCTAGGTCTAGAATATGACCTAGAACGTTCTCGTTTTGACCAAGATTTGGAGCGAGATCTGGAAAACCGTTTATAAGATCTTGACCTTGATCTACGTGACAATGGAGATTTTGATGAACGCCTTAAAGGTGGTAATGGTGAAGCTCTTGATGATAAAGGTTTTGGACTTCTAGGACCTGAACGAGatctagattttgatttccTTGACGTTGGTGTTAATGATCTAGAGCGAAGTTTTGATAATCTTGAAGGCCCTAAGGATCTTGAGCGTGATCTGTTGAGAGATCTAGAACGAGCTCTAAGTCCAGATCTGGAACGAGAACGAGAACTTCTTCTTCTGGGTGTCAATGATCTTTTTTTCCCTAGTGAACTACTGCGAGATCTACTGTGCTTTTTCCAGGATCCTGATCGTGATCTTGAGTaactgtcaaataaaaaaagcttaaattacACAGAATAATAGAAACAACTTGCAAAATATTAGTTTCAAATTTATAGACTGTTTTATGTTctgatacactttttttttttttttttcaaaaactaaatatttacaattaaatgtgatggaattttttaaaaaatgtttttttttacagtatctCTGATTATTTTACTTTAGATAACTATTTTAAGCATTATGTTACTATTTGGAAACAACACAGCCTTAAATGACTTTTAACAAAATGTACTACAAGCTGGATAAATTAGTACATTATAATTGcaagaaaagaatattttttgaaaTACATAAACACAATTGTGATATActaactattatttaaaaaaaaaaacattttaaactaacCTTCTTCGTCTTTCAGGAGTTCGTCTCTTTGTGAAATCAGCAAAAGAATCAAAGACATCTATGGGTTTTTTCTTAGGGACCTCTGTTTGCTGTAGAATTTTCTTGGCTTGGTAGAATTCTTCTTTGGATAAAGGTACAGATGTAGGAACTGCTGTAGGAACAGGCACAGGAGGCCTTGGTACTGGGTAACCCAAATGATAACCAGGTATTGCTGAGGAAATATTTATGAAATTAGTGCTGACTTTATTGAACAACTAAAACAATATACCATAGGATAGGAgcactattatttatattacctGGATATGGATGATGTGTTGGAGGTGGTCCATTTATTAAAGGCATGCCTCCGTTGGCTAAAAAGCCAATGGCAGCATTTAACAGATGAAAATTCACATTGGCTTGACTGTCAGGCAGAGAAGTAGGGATTGGAGGCCAAGGAGGCTGATGTCTTTCCTGGCGATGATGAGTTGGGATCTGTCCCTCTTGCCGTTGATGTACCTGGTTATGTCCCTCTTGGTGCTGACGCCTTGAGCTCTCTCCTTCCTGATGCTCTTCTGTGGAGGTTAGTCCTTCTTGAGGCTGTGGTGTTAGACTTAATCCATCTTTAAGCTGAGGTGTTGCCAGAATTGGTTCTTTTACACCACCATTTTCCTGAACACTGTCTGAAGCAGATAATctaatcacacaaaaaaaatgcatttaataacatttggcttctttttaaaaagtattattaataaaattaagagtTTCTAGATGGCTTGtaagatataaatagataaaagttgttttgaaatagaagttttatcatacataataTTTCTTCAATGAGATGAAGGTAAATCAATAAGCGGACaactttaatttaattagaaGTATATGTACTGCAAATAgggttataacttttttttggcAAGAAAGTGACAGAGAGAAGGGTAAACCCATTTCTAAACCAATAATCTGGATCAAAatgctcataaaaaaaaaacaccaccattTAATTAATAGaacttgaatttttaaaattaaacaaagccATGTTTAAATTTGTAACTGGACATCATTTTTGACAACATGCTTTGAATATCAATTTTTGAGCTACCATTTTTGAGTAATCCACTTTTAAGCACACAAAAAAGGAAATCACTAAGAAGTGATAAATATTATTCCTAAAtagttcatttgtttttgtcttttttaataatttaaggTTTTACTTTTGTTATTCTTATATTCCCAAATGGGGGCTATTATTTTGtcattaaagaaattaatacatttatcaAAACTACTTTACTGATATCTTTTTTAAAGTGTAGAAAAAAATTGGCTTCAAAAGAAACAGTGTttataatagaataaaaaaatccaGAGCAAAGCTAAGTTAGGAACTATGAAACAGTGTGTCTAATATCATGATTCTCACAAGGCACACTATTGAGAAATGGTATGCAGATGATTCAATCCTATGGCTGAAATGGGACTATACTTTggattataagtcaataatcaACATAATCAGGTcacaatttgtttaaattaataattaataaatataaaagaattcCTTTACCCTCCTCCAGTAGTGTCATCCTTATCTCTAGCAGATGTGTTCTCAGCTTGTCTATATGAATGTGAATTGTAGTCAGAatcatttctaaaaataaagtaTATGCTATTGAATACAGATATTATTTTCTACATGTCgaaactaatatttttttcctatgtgctgctaaacgattcatttttttttttcaataaataatgaaacatttttaaaacaatcagAGCAGgggtatttaataaaaatatttagctGATCcacaaaatgtataaatttgtatttttaatatttcagtacCTTCTCATTATGTAGCCTActtgtaaaataaaacacatacaaattaactttaaaaaggctttaaaatttgtaatttaaCTCCTAGGAATAAACTTTTATACATTGCCATAATATTGACTTacattaaaatgttgttttttttctatacaaacaaaATGCCTTACTctcttatttttaattaaattcaaattaattaaaatatcttttcaGAAGAATCAGCAAGAAACTTTGtaatataagaaaaatattGCTGAAAAATTTAAGTGTTAATATGCTTAATTAAATGGAAAGTTAATATTTCATAACAATATAGAATAAACACTCTAAAAGAATCCAACAAACCTCCAAGAAGTGCCAGGATTTCGTTCATTATGTCGATCTGCATAACGCCGCCATGGCTTTGAATAGTTAGAGTGCTGATATCTGGATGGCCTATTATATGATCTATAATGAGGGTTGTGGTGTCTATTCATATCACTAGCAATCTGTGAGCCTTGATGAGTTAAGTTAGAAGTGCTCAATGTCTCTTTAGAATCACTGTATGTTGGTGAAGCATCAGCCCTTTGATTACCTGAGCTAGGACTGCTGGCTGACTTGTTTGGAGATAGTCTTCTAGGAGGTAAAGTATTGGTTTGATTTGTCTCAGGTCCACTTGACATAGTGCGACGTCTCTTTGCCTGAAACaatccaataaataattattaaacagTAAATTATTAGACTTGGTCAATTAAGTAAAATATTATGTTGTACCTTGTtcttcaaaaatttaaaaattcaacaCTTATTAAAAAGGATAATCTGATACGTAATATCTGAtatacatttctaaaaaaaaaaaaaaaaaaaaaaaaaactagaaatatcttcttcttatcttatataatacagacgttacttcaaaaaagaagatgattacgtcctacgcgtcatgcatttagtcatgcatattaaccaatgacttaaattctgccaagtcactggttttcctggctagctcaggcaacccattccatgctctaatagcactagggaagaaggagtatttgtacaaatttgtcctagcatatgggatgaggaatgtgcttttatctttgtgtctttcagagtattttattaaattttgtttttgtatttgaagattatggttcagtgttttatgtattattgctactttacttttgagccttctgtcctgaaggctttctaaatttagtgattttactaaaggtgttattctagtcaaatgtgaatattcgtttgttatgaatcgcactgctctattttgtgtctgttctagtttcttaatgttttcttgagttgaggggtcccaaacagaggatgcatattctattattggcctaaccaaggttaaataacattttagttttatgttcttatttgatttatagaaatttcttttaataaatcctaatgctttgtttgatttttttgtagtttcatcaatatgtggattccatgacagtttttcatttattataacacctaggtattttgcgtttttagtctgtgttactggtttgccatgaataagataagtggaattaatttgttttagtttttttgttactcttaacaactgacatttttctgggtggaaagacatgctccaatttgattcccatttctgtaattcatctaattctctttgtaaaatatctgtgtcttgtgttgtttttattgttctatatattatgcaatcgtctgcaaataatctaacttttgttcctgaagtaatgcaatttggtaaatcatttatgtaaattaaaaatagtagtggacccaagactgttccttgaggtacacctgagtttactgttatcggtgttgatttagagccatttattattacagtttgttctctccctatcagaaagtctttaatccactgatgcagtggaccattaatgccgaaatattttaattttttaagcaaactatggtggtgaactttgtcaaaagccttagaaaaatctagtaagatagcatctatttgttcactattatctaaataCCTTAGTATATCcagtatcatttaaaaaattggtgaCAGCAAGTCTCATAGATCTATTGGCAACAATTCTGTCAGGTGACACATTGGTCTCCTTACAAGATGGACACTGATGATCTTCACTTTCAAGCAAAACTTCTCGAAGACCTAAATATAGAATCATTTGTGTATTTTAAAACCTATTTCCATTTTTCAAGGAATTATTctcttttgtaataaaaatgtatttatgctTTGGTAAAAACTCATTTTTGAAAAGTAAATTTAACATACACTCATCACAGAAGCTGGTTCCACAACAGGGAGCAATAGCTGCATCCACACACAGATCTTCACAAATATGGCAAAGAAGTTCTTggggtatttttttctttggtggTTCAGGATGACTTTCCCCTGGCAAAAATGGAGGTCTCTCTTTTTTGGTTTCCATGTAGCCAAGActgaaaaacacaaaacacTCCATTTACTGAAATACAAACAATCCTGAATGTATCTGAAAATgtccttttcttttaaagataaaaaaaataccatgaaaaaatatttaattttttaatttcaataataacAGGTTAAGAATATAGCACCACATACAACAGAGATTTCatctctattttattttctgtttagcCTCAACAACTTTTTGTGATAACCATATTAACAAATACATATTAGCCAATTGCCTACAGAGCATAGTAAAAATGGTATGCATTTGAGACTACACTAAAAACCTGGCCATCAAATAGAGCTCACGTTCTGTACTGTGCTCAGGAAATTTTAAGTCAACACTTGTACTTACACATCAACAGTGGGCACTGCAAACTGGCCATGATGAGTCAACAGGGCTCCTGGATGCAAGGGGTCATCTACAATGGTCAACATGGTACTTGGTATGCCAGTTGTGCGTTTATAGCGGGGTTCAACAATGCGATCTTCCTAATTATGAcgagaaaatacattttatcaGTACATGTTTGAAAAGAATAGAAATGTTGGAAAACTATAAGCTATATATATTGAGAGAAAGAATTTAATTTTGACTTACAACATTGGAGTTGGGACAACTTGCAACAAAATGGCCTCTTTGTCCACATCTTTTGCACACATAATTTTCATGAGGTGTTCCTGTCTGGTTTTTGCCAAGAAGACTGGAGACATGAAAAGTCATGATTTATCATAACAGTTtcacaattaataataaaacattttgtaacatgaaatattaaagaatgtggtcatgtcttttttttttctttcaaagacaaaaaaaaaagtcattaaaaaaattgaagggTTTGAGTTATTAATTGTAGATAATATTTGTAGTTAGATGCATacataaaattaaagtaatgaaaaaaaaaagaatataataagAACTTACTTCGAAGATTCAAAACCTTTAGTTGATTGATCAATCACAGCTTTGATCTTATCAATCTCTGATGCTGGGGCATTAACTAGATCAGGTGTCTAAaaatttttaagataaaaaagaaaatgaaaaatcaATTATAGCTttcaattaacattttttaaaatcaatacaaatattaaaatactatAGAAGAACAGAGATATTGTATTGTACATTACAATatcaaaaaaaactaaaaaaaagtactatAGCAGCTGCCAACAAGGGAAGCCTATTTGTTTCACAGTGACTATCTGACACAATAGTGGTAACACCTTAATTCAGGTGTATGATCctacaaggaaggaatgaaaaTGAAACAGCCTAAAATAATGGAATACAGTTTCTATGAAGAGCAGGAAATGTTTATAACACCTCAATAATCCAACAGACAATTAGCTGCTATCTGGTTTGCTTGGTTTACAATTTGAGGGTCATGTTGAACTGCTTAAATTCACCAGAGGTTATCAATCCTCATTTTAAATACAGGAATCAAAATGCAGCCTACTAGAGCAGTAATCAGCTCTGGAGAATCACCATTCATTTTTATACATCTTGAAATGAATGTTGGTTAATCTGCTAAAACGTTAACAAGAATAGACCAAAAGAGCTACAACATAGAGCCAACAACATTCCACCACTGTTTTACTGTACAAGCTATTACTTTAAATACTTAAGGAAAAAATTAAAATCGCAcctgttttaatttttctaaagtCATCAGtcgttctttctctttctggaaaaaatagtttaaaattttgGTATTATTTTACATGATAATCATTCACACCTAACTCTTGACAATGCCATTATCTATCTTGAAATATGTTGTGATATGTCACGCATGTAGGAAACTCTTCAGTCTTCTTAAATGTTGTCATATTAGTTGATGTCATAGAAAAGTATTATTTCTAACCCCAATGACTGATAAGATTTttgaaatagttaaaaaaaatgtacaagaatgaaaaagttaaaatttgttttatttagcaataaaaaaaattaaaaaaataaaaatacaaataagctAGTTGTTGAACTCCCTGAAGGCAAACGAACAATTTATCATCTGTATATCCTCTCCAGGGCAATAGCATTTGGTCAAGACAATGTCTTACCATGGAAGTGGATGTGTTGGTCTGGTAGGGGACAGCACAACTGCAGCTATGCAATACTTGTGGTGAATGAACTCTCAAGTTGTCCATAAACAATCTtctatttacaaacattttgttttccatttaCCTACATCAACTGGATAATTTCTATGAagctttcaaaatttaaaaacagtACTTTTGGTAATAgatcataattttttatttttttttagaaaaataagttttgagttatttattgtacattaaatttttttaaaatacatgtggagatttttttgtaaattttttttttttgtttgtaacatTCAAATCTATTTGGTGGtaatcaaatattttgttcttttattatttttaaggaATTAAGTTTTTATAATCTTTAAGTATATTTTTCTATCCTTGTTAGtgcttaaatttgttttattaattataattccAACATTTAAgtacttttaaaagtattaCAGAAGTAACATATCcattttttgtatttctacTGGAATGTAAAAAGGAAACATGCTAACCAAAGAAACAGTCAATTGGT is part of the Biomphalaria glabrata chromosome 2, xgBioGlab47.1, whole genome shotgun sequence genome and harbors:
- the LOC106067894 gene encoding E3 ubiquitin-protein ligase RBBP6-like, coding for MSCIHYKFKSSLDYNSVTFDGLHLSLADLKKAIIQQKRLKPGEFDLEITNAQTGDVYKKNDELIAKNTSVIVSRVPMNKTTASSTQKSWEAFKQECAKVKEKERLMTLEKLKQTPDLVNAPASEIDKIKAVIDQSTKGFESSNLLGKNQTGTPHENYVCKRCGQRGHFVASCPNSNVEDRIVEPRYKRTTGIPSTMLTIVDDPLHPGALLTHHGQFAVPTVDVLGYMETKKERPPFLPGESHPEPPKKKIPQELLCHICEDLCVDAAIAPCCGTSFCDECLREVLLESEDHQCPSCKETNVSPDRIVANRSMRLAVTNFLNDTGYTKAKRRRTMSSGPETNQTNTLPPRRLSPNKSASSPSSGNQRADASPTYSDSKETLSTSNLTHQGSQIASDMNRHHNPHYRSYNRPSRYQHSNYSKPWRRYADRHNERNPGTSWRNDSDYNSHSYRQAENTSARDKDDTTGGGLSASDSVQENGGVKEPILATPQLKDGLSLTPQPQEGLTSTEEHQEGESSRRQHQEGHNQVHQRQEGQIPTHHRQERHQPPWPPIPTSLPDSQANVNFHLLNAAIGFLANGGMPLINGPPPTHHPYPAIPGYHLGYPVPRPPVPVPTAVPTSVPLSKEEFYQAKKILQQTEVPKKKPIDVFDSFADFTKRRTPERRRSYSRSRSGSWKKHSRSRSSSLGKKRSLTPRRRSSRSRSRSGLRARSRSLNRSRSRSLGPSRLSKLRSRSLTPTSRKSKSRSRSGPRSPKPLSSRASPLPPLRRSSKSPLSRRSRSRSYKRFSRSRSKSWSKRERSRSYSRPRSPRTYSRSPRRSPRRSPIRSPLRKSSYSPRRKSKSFSPHRRSPFRSRSRTPLSKRKISRSRTRSPFTKRSSFSPALSPPRAKSPYKKPMSPIPFRRRSPSPHRGGGGGYYRGRGRGRYGYEKYRNYHSPPRQPAPVPVPVLPNNLPPVPYNPQMGLPPPEEYFKHNPVGYQEFVRNFYAQFGPQAQAWAQSQTFQLPTTEGAVSSFPQANPYIANQRMPWESVVMSPSERPRSITPPRYRKEQSYRDNTRQWDRRPDRGRGGDRMREFDQHRKDVSERKYTGKEEERKYMNREEERKYTSKEEEKPKYRDSRKESKDGGRSRDKYATDRRSSPKSKDESKSKDKKRHEKKKEEKKSKKRSDSETKRESVLKVISLKTSPVSDQEMTSSPPVDPKHSQDIVKLNLESEVEAKSVPTDSPLKVQQSVPDVEKDKIVTKERKSVGKKKTDGLGTKKKSKEGLLEDGVEKKGKKTKKKKLTFGSSDADSKQGLKKKKAKRPVDYKSENNVSEDGEERVSPLKKAKLSEVGEKTDDTMQSASGELDHVQTTEPTFEVSTEVEASNLGDNLSEEKSTDVLSSAAVSGQTELTSQNKTELVPELPELSKWEREDFDLFEALEQPKEKPQEKMMLPRSVVDKAEKFLSYKPMKNAVIAPSTTMTSKSPESPPPPEKRNTDTAASRRVFIERKDSRDKKTELQITVKTDKNKNDNSNGKRHLTSKYEETRHHYRHSSSDFEEDQRSVVKSRSLERELQEKAKSRKSKEKERKREEKESKRDSRSYKENTRDDSSKKDKTDILKEKPKESESKERRHSKDLSGGGDIHKSSKDLRHKLEEKAKSKTAIDPRKLSVLDESEFVPDYEDLGVDVSSDKETDNILTSHHSGASTPDSPALESKRRKKEEEETEGDTRVEETTTDNEETSKHKKSKKKHKHKEKKEKHKHKKKKHKHKKSKEEKEVKAQTSKPDST